The Apodemus sylvaticus chromosome 17, mApoSyl1.1, whole genome shotgun sequence genome contains a region encoding:
- the LOC127667274 gene encoding zinc finger protein 41: protein MEKPATRKKKSQAPKEEAAAQKTTVKGEKPSKGKKPTKKPRKPRKPRKEPVLSPEDEAHIFDAFDASFKDDFEGVPVFVPFQRKKPYECGECGRIFKHKTDHIRHQRVHTGEKPFKCDQCGKTFRHSSDVTKHQRIHTGEKPFKCGECGKAFNCGSNLLKHQKTHTGEKPYGCEECGKSFAYSSCLIRHRKRHPRKKH, encoded by the coding sequence ATGGAAAAGCCTGCAACCAGAAAAAAGAAGAGCCAGGCCCCAAAGGAGGAGGCAGCTGCGCAAAAGACCACTGTCAAAGGAGAGAAACCATCAAAGGGGAAAAAGCCAACCAAGAAGCCAAGAAAGCCCCGCAAACCCCGAAAAGAGCCTGTCCTGAGTCCCGAAGACGAAGCACATATCTTTGATGCCTTCGACGCCTCGTTCAAAGATGACTTTGAGGGTGTCCCCGTGTTCGTTCCTTTTCAGAGGAAGAAACCCTATGAGTGCGGTGAATGCGGACGGATCTTTAAACACAAGACAGATCACATTCGCCACCAGAGagttcacactggagagaagccctttAAGTGTGACCAGTGTGGGAAGACCTTCAGGCACAGCTCAGATGTCACCAAACATCAGAGAATTCACACTGGGGAGAAGCCCTTTAAATGTGGGGAGTGTGGAAAAGCCTTCAATTGTGGCTCCAACCTTCTGAAACACCAGAAAACGCACACTGGGGAGAAACCTTATGGCTGTGAGGAGTGTGGAAAATCCTTCGCCTACAGCTCCTGCCTCATCCGGCATCGGAAGCGGCATCCGAGGAAGAAGCACTGA